A DNA window from Arachis hypogaea cultivar Tifrunner chromosome 18, arahy.Tifrunner.gnm2.J5K5, whole genome shotgun sequence contains the following coding sequences:
- the LOC112772062 gene encoding transcription factor GTE7-like, with translation MLEAQPVLFRRIPLRRRMLRPSVGTEDRGWTSLHVCARKGDLKLGEGPNKAKDPNKREMSLEEKHKLGIGLQSLPPEKMEQVIQIIRNRNGNLKQDEDEIELDIEAVDTETL, from the exons ATGCTGGAGGCGCAGCCAGTGTTGTTCAGGAGAATCCCGTTGAGGAGGCGCATGCTGAGGCCTAGCGTTGGTACCGAAGATAGAGGTTGGACTTCTCTTCATGTTTGCGCCCGCAAAGGTGATCTCAAACTG GGAGAAGGACCCAATAAGGCAAAGGACCCCAATAAGAGGGAGATGAGCCTTGAGGAGAAACACAAGTTAGGTATTGGGTTGCAGAGTTTGCCTCCTGAGAAAATGGAGCAGGTGATACAGATCATAAGGAATAGGAATGGGAATCTGAAGCAAGACGAGGATGAGATTGAGCTTGATATTGAGGCTGTTGACACTGAAACCCTTTGA